A portion of the Paenibacillus hamazuiensis genome contains these proteins:
- the galU gene encoding UTP--glucose-1-phosphate uridylyltransferase GalU, whose translation MKITKAIIPAAGLGTRFLPATKAQPKEMLPIVDKPAIQYIVEEAIASGIEDIMIVTGRNKRAIEDHFDKSVELEANLEEKGNEELLRIVQEVSNLADVHYIRQKQPLGLGHAVLTARKFIGDEPFAVLLGDDIMVSDPPALKRMIDIHEATGTSVIAVQEVPWDEVHKYGIVSPAVRKEPYPYIQDLIEKPDRAAAPSNLAVIGRYVITPDIFDILEKCAPGRGGEIQLTDALRILNGRQQMVAYMLEGKRYDVGDKLGFIEATIEFALERPELQNDLKLYLQELVKRWPSE comes from the coding sequence GTGAAAATAACTAAAGCCATTATTCCTGCCGCCGGCCTCGGCACCCGCTTTCTTCCGGCCACGAAAGCTCAGCCCAAGGAAATGCTGCCGATCGTCGATAAGCCGGCCATTCAATATATCGTGGAGGAAGCGATCGCTTCCGGCATCGAAGATATCATGATTGTGACGGGACGCAACAAGCGGGCGATCGAAGATCATTTTGACAAATCGGTCGAGCTCGAGGCGAATTTGGAGGAAAAAGGGAATGAAGAGCTTCTGCGCATCGTGCAGGAAGTATCCAATTTGGCCGATGTCCATTACATTCGGCAAAAGCAGCCGCTCGGCCTCGGCCATGCGGTGCTGACAGCCCGCAAATTCATCGGTGACGAGCCTTTTGCCGTTCTGCTCGGCGACGATATTATGGTGTCGGACCCGCCTGCATTGAAGCGAATGATCGATATTCACGAGGCTACGGGCACGTCCGTCATCGCTGTCCAGGAGGTGCCGTGGGACGAGGTGCACAAATACGGTATCGTTTCGCCGGCAGTACGTAAGGAACCGTATCCGTACATTCAGGATCTGATCGAAAAGCCGGACCGTGCCGCCGCACCGTCCAACCTGGCCGTCATCGGGCGGTACGTCATCACTCCGGACATCTTCGATATTTTGGAAAAATGCGCGCCCGGACGGGGCGGGGAAATCCAGCTTACCGACGCGCTCCGCATTTTGAACGGCAGGCAGCAGATGGTTGCTTATATGCTCGAGGGCAAGCGTTACGACGTAGGGGATAAACTCGGTTTTATCGAGGCGACGATCGAATTTGCGTTGGAGCGCCCGGAGCTGCAAAATGACCTGAAACTGTATTTGCAGGAGCTTGTCAAACGATGGCCGTCTGAGTAA
- a CDS encoding PHP domain-containing protein — protein sequence MTNHSEGFADLHSHTTASDGTVPPRENVRMAREAGLAAIAITDHDTVAGVDEAMREGERLGVIVVPGVEISTFAAGQDIHVLGLFIDHTDPKLLARLAELRSVRENRNEMLLRRLAELGLPVTMEEIEAGRGLSDKDGETIGRPHIAAVMVAKGYVRTISEAFEKYLGKGGTAYVNPPRIHPRTAVEWILEAGGTPVLAHPGLYDADELIPELARGGLKGLEVYHSDHIPEQEAHYAELAKQLQLIATAGSDFHGERSGEMFHAPIGARKISAQVLEKLRRKSF from the coding sequence ATGACGAATCATTCTGAAGGTTTCGCCGATTTGCACTCGCACACGACCGCTTCGGACGGCACCGTGCCGCCGCGGGAGAACGTGCGGATGGCCCGGGAAGCCGGGCTTGCCGCAATCGCGATCACCGACCACGATACGGTGGCGGGCGTCGACGAAGCGATGCGCGAAGGAGAGAGGCTTGGCGTCATCGTCGTTCCCGGCGTCGAAATCAGCACCTTTGCCGCCGGCCAGGACATTCACGTTCTCGGTCTCTTTATCGACCACACCGATCCGAAGCTGCTTGCCCGTCTCGCCGAGCTGCGAAGCGTGCGTGAGAACCGCAACGAAATGCTGCTGCGGCGTCTGGCGGAGCTCGGGCTGCCCGTGACGATGGAAGAAATCGAGGCTGGGCGCGGGCTCTCGGACAAAGACGGCGAAACGATCGGCAGGCCTCACATCGCAGCCGTCATGGTCGCTAAAGGGTATGTTCGCACGATCAGTGAAGCATTCGAAAAATATTTGGGGAAAGGCGGGACTGCCTATGTCAATCCGCCGCGCATTCATCCGCGGACGGCGGTAGAGTGGATATTGGAGGCCGGGGGAACGCCGGTTTTGGCGCACCCGGGCTTATATGATGCCGATGAGCTTATTCCGGAGCTAGCCCGCGGCGGCCTGAAAGGGCTTGAAGTTTACCACAGCGACCATATCCCCGAGCAGGAAGCTCACTATGCCGAATTGGCGAAGCAGCTGCAGCTCATCGCCACGGCCGGTTCGGATTTCCATGGCGAGCGCAGCGGTGAAATGTTCCACGCACCGATCGGCGCCCGGAAAATTTCCGCCCAAGTGCTGGAAAAGTTACGAAGAAAAAGCTTCTGA
- a CDS encoding selenium metabolism-associated LysR family transcriptional regulator: MALNFHQLHIFYTVAEKGSFSHAAQALHMTQPAVTMQVQSLEDYFGTKLFHRSTKKIELSEAGRTLLPYAKRSIELMKETDMSMSRFTHMLEGRLHLGASLTIGEYILPRLLGPFSKEYPNISVSMKVINTTQILDEVLNHQLNFGLVEAEVRHPDVHTEALLSDELALIVPKQHPLAEKEIVTLEEMLEYPFVLREKGSGTRKVMEEELKKAGIDASDMKIVMELGSTGAVKSAVEAGLGLSVISQSSVKHEVTLGVIQIKKVENVRFARSFYAIYLNSTLLPISAVTFMSFLRERELSQWL, translated from the coding sequence ATGGCACTCAATTTTCACCAGCTGCATATTTTTTACACGGTTGCGGAAAAAGGCAGCTTTTCCCATGCGGCACAAGCGCTGCATATGACTCAGCCCGCCGTGACGATGCAGGTGCAGTCGCTGGAAGATTATTTCGGTACGAAACTGTTTCACCGCTCCACGAAAAAAATCGAGCTGTCGGAAGCCGGACGTACGCTTCTGCCTTATGCCAAGCGCAGCATCGAGCTGATGAAAGAAACCGATATGAGCATGTCGCGTTTTACCCATATGCTGGAAGGGCGCCTTCACCTGGGGGCGAGTCTGACGATCGGGGAGTATATACTTCCGCGGCTGCTCGGTCCGTTCAGCAAGGAATATCCGAATATTTCGGTGAGCATGAAGGTGATCAACACGACGCAAATTTTGGATGAGGTGCTTAATCATCAGCTCAACTTCGGACTCGTCGAAGCGGAGGTGCGTCATCCGGATGTCCATACCGAAGCGCTGCTCAGCGACGAGCTTGCGCTTATCGTGCCTAAGCAGCATCCGCTTGCGGAAAAAGAAATCGTCACGCTCGAAGAAATGCTTGAGTATCCCTTTGTCCTTCGGGAAAAAGGCTCCGGAACGCGCAAAGTGATGGAAGAGGAGCTGAAAAAGGCGGGTATCGATGCGTCGGATATGAAGATCGTGATGGAGCTCGGCAGCACCGGAGCGGTCAAATCGGCCGTCGAAGCGGGACTCGGGCTGTCCGTCATTTCGCAGTCTTCGGTGAAGCATGAAGTGACGCTTGGGGTCATCCAAATCAAAAAGGTGGAAAACGTCAGATTCGCCCGCAGCTTTTATGCGATTTATCTCAATTCCACGCTGCTGCCGATATCGGCGGTCACCTTCATGTCGTTTCTGCGTGAGCGCGAGCTCAGCCAGTGGCTGTAG